From Neorickettsia helminthoeca str. Oregon, one genomic window encodes:
- a CDS encoding MBL fold metallo-hydrolase, whose product MRIRILGCGNSVGVPLLGCSCRVCLSSNPKDVRTRCSVLVESCSSRLLIDTSPDLRLQAIRENFSSVDQVFYTHIHFDHTAGIHELSSFTPIDERRSIRVLGDEFTISHIQQVYSYLFRQSHIGGAPWKRCYLEARIVPYYEEFFAGDISCMIFPQTHGNINSCGIILDRKFVYCTDVRLIPEKALEIMRSCSLEVFIIECFDYEKAHAHSNLDEALEYIEIVAPKRAFLTHMTHKLGYEDLIANLSARGVSHVMPAYDGLSFEV is encoded by the coding sequence ATGAGAATCAGAATTCTGGGTTGTGGTAACTCTGTTGGTGTTCCGCTTCTTGGATGTTCGTGTAGAGTCTGCCTCTCATCGAACCCCAAAGATGTACGGACGAGGTGCTCAGTTCTTGTAGAGAGTTGCTCCTCTAGATTGCTCATCGACACTTCCCCTGATTTGAGGCTCCAGGCCATACGCGAGAATTTTTCGAGTGTGGATCAGGTTTTCTATACTCACATACACTTCGACCACACGGCCGGTATACATGAGCTCTCTTCTTTCACTCCAATTGATGAGCGTAGATCTATACGAGTCCTCGGAGATGAATTTACTATTTCCCATATACAGCAAGTTTATTCATACCTATTCCGTCAGTCTCATATAGGCGGAGCTCCGTGGAAGCGGTGCTACCTAGAGGCAAGGATTGTCCCATATTATGAGGAATTCTTCGCCGGTGATATTTCTTGCATGATCTTTCCGCAGACTCATGGAAACATCAATAGTTGCGGTATTATCCTCGATCGCAAGTTTGTCTATTGTACAGATGTGCGATTGATTCCAGAAAAAGCTCTAGAAATCATGAGATCATGTTCCTTGGAGGTCTTCATTATTGAATGTTTTGATTATGAAAAAGCACATGCTCACTCTAATTTGGATGAGGCATTGGAATATATAGAAATCGTTGCTCCTAAGCGGGCATTTCTAACTCATATGACGCACAAATTGGGTTATGAAGATTTAATTGCTAATCTCAGTGCTAGAGGTGTTTCGCATGTAATGCCGGCATATGACGGACTCTCATTCGAAGTATGA
- the iscX gene encoding Fe-S cluster assembly protein IscX — protein sequence MKWSDIEEIAVALEDQYGDKDNINLRFTDLRDWIVSLEGFVGSPEACSEKILEAIQAAWISEREDRE from the coding sequence ATGAAATGGAGTGACATTGAGGAGATAGCAGTTGCACTCGAGGATCAGTACGGTGACAAGGATAATATAAATCTGCGTTTCACCGACCTGCGTGATTGGATTGTTTCCTTGGAAGGATTCGTTGGTTCCCCAGAAGCCTGTAGCGAAAAAATCCTCGAAGCCATACAGGCAGCTTGGATTTCTGAGAGAGAAGATAGGGAATGA
- a CDS encoding 2-oxoglutarate dehydrogenase E1 component → MPDIRPDIRNADNQLFKKIQQSYLDSPNSVDPSWRAFFEPKKSVNVRAKMAQEGSEHTDQSLLGYKIEALKNSYRRFGYLAADLDPLGLARAYRKAELDPSFHGLDDVSYRSSPTVAEVVESMHAVYCGNISAQFMFLSENKEVDWLKERLESRPFYRTEFDSSVKLALLDTLVKADGLEEFLNIKFKGGKRFSLEGCDAALVAMEAIIEVAAISGHTDVLLGMSHRGRLNFAVNIFGKKYKALFAEFAGGAPFPAEFAVSGDVKYHFGASCTHKSFLSHTEISAMMLHNPSHLEAVDPVLLGYARAMQDEGMTVFPVLFHGDAAFSGQGVVYESMILESLQQYQSGGVLHVIVNNQIGFTTPPQYARKQPFPSFLGESFDIPIFHVNADNPEAVLYVALLASEFRSKFNKSAVIDIVSYRRYGHNEMDEPKFTQPVMYDVIASHKRVVDLYSEQLIQEGVISAADVAARKGGFRDLLETELNKSKEYKPEPEFLMRKGWEGCLGQERKDEPSTDTSVSKEILVTLSEKLNNVPGEFDANSKVVRLLLQRKESILAGDNIDWGNGESLAFASLLNEGISIRLTGQDCKRGTFSHRHAVLFSQSTGEELCLLNTLSDSAKIDVVTSPLSEYGALGFEYGYSLLKPKKLVLWEAQFGDFANGAQIMIDQYISSGEIKWLSRTGLVLLLPHGYEGQGPEHSSARVERFLQLAAENNMRIINCTTPANFFHALRRQVLSDVVRPLIVFSPKSLLRHKMAVSTLSDFTDGSFKNVIYDRTKRDSIRRVIFCSGKVYYDLLAELNSSEILLVRIEQLYPFPKEELLEVVKIHKDAELLWCQEEPKNMGAWFFVAPLFEDYCSRKLRYVGRAAAAATSEGFMNDHVISQNALVRGALTL, encoded by the coding sequence ATGCCCGATATAAGGCCCGATATAAGGAATGCAGATAATCAGCTTTTCAAAAAAATTCAACAATCTTATCTGGATAGCCCGAATTCCGTAGATCCGAGTTGGAGAGCATTTTTTGAGCCAAAAAAATCAGTTAATGTTCGGGCCAAAATGGCCCAAGAAGGCAGTGAACATACGGATCAGTCCCTGCTAGGTTATAAGATCGAAGCTTTGAAGAATTCTTATCGTAGGTTCGGCTACCTTGCAGCTGATCTGGATCCTCTTGGGTTGGCGAGGGCATATAGGAAGGCTGAGTTAGATCCATCCTTTCATGGGCTAGATGATGTGTCTTATAGGAGCAGTCCTACTGTCGCTGAGGTAGTTGAGTCTATGCATGCTGTCTATTGCGGAAATATCTCTGCTCAGTTTATGTTTCTCTCGGAGAATAAGGAAGTAGATTGGCTCAAAGAAAGATTAGAAAGTAGGCCATTTTACCGTACGGAGTTTGACTCTTCAGTCAAGTTGGCTCTCCTAGATACTTTAGTAAAGGCTGATGGACTGGAAGAATTTCTTAACATTAAGTTCAAAGGCGGGAAGCGTTTCTCGCTGGAGGGTTGCGATGCAGCCTTAGTTGCTATGGAGGCAATCATAGAAGTTGCCGCTATTTCCGGTCATACAGATGTCTTACTCGGAATGTCACATAGGGGAAGACTAAACTTTGCTGTAAATATTTTTGGAAAAAAATATAAAGCCCTATTCGCTGAATTTGCTGGTGGTGCACCTTTTCCAGCTGAGTTTGCAGTCTCTGGTGATGTGAAGTACCACTTTGGTGCTTCCTGTACTCACAAGTCGTTTTTGAGTCATACAGAGATTTCGGCCATGATGTTGCATAATCCATCTCACTTGGAAGCTGTTGATCCAGTGCTACTCGGATATGCTAGGGCAATGCAGGATGAGGGTATGACCGTATTCCCAGTCTTATTTCATGGTGATGCAGCGTTTTCTGGTCAAGGGGTAGTCTATGAATCCATGATTTTGGAAAGCCTTCAACAATATCAGAGTGGTGGAGTCTTGCACGTCATAGTAAACAATCAGATAGGATTCACTACCCCCCCTCAGTATGCGCGGAAGCAACCTTTTCCATCTTTCCTTGGTGAGTCATTTGATATACCAATTTTTCACGTGAATGCTGACAATCCTGAAGCAGTCTTATATGTTGCTCTACTGGCATCGGAGTTTAGGAGCAAGTTCAATAAGAGTGCGGTAATAGATATCGTCTCATACAGGCGGTATGGACATAATGAAATGGATGAACCAAAATTCACGCAGCCTGTAATGTATGATGTGATTGCTTCGCATAAGAGGGTCGTTGACCTTTATTCCGAGCAGTTGATACAAGAGGGTGTTATTTCAGCCGCTGATGTCGCAGCACGCAAGGGCGGTTTCAGGGATCTCCTGGAAACTGAGTTAAATAAAAGTAAAGAATATAAGCCAGAACCGGAATTTCTCATGCGAAAAGGGTGGGAGGGCTGTCTCGGACAAGAAAGAAAGGATGAGCCTTCAACTGATACAAGCGTATCCAAAGAGATTCTTGTTACCCTCTCGGAGAAGCTCAATAATGTTCCAGGAGAATTTGATGCAAATTCAAAGGTGGTTAGATTACTACTCCAAAGAAAAGAATCAATCCTTGCTGGTGACAATATAGACTGGGGAAATGGTGAGAGTCTTGCATTTGCATCGCTCTTAAATGAGGGAATATCGATAAGACTCACCGGACAGGACTGTAAAAGAGGGACTTTTTCACATAGGCATGCAGTTTTGTTTTCGCAGTCTACAGGAGAGGAGCTGTGTCTGCTGAATACTCTCTCCGATTCTGCGAAAATTGACGTTGTTACTTCCCCTCTATCAGAGTACGGAGCTTTAGGATTTGAGTATGGTTATAGTCTATTAAAACCAAAGAAGCTTGTGCTCTGGGAAGCGCAATTCGGGGATTTTGCCAACGGCGCACAGATTATGATAGACCAGTATATCTCCTCGGGTGAAATAAAATGGTTGAGTAGGACCGGTCTAGTATTGTTATTACCTCACGGATACGAAGGACAGGGTCCGGAACATTCGTCTGCTCGTGTAGAAAGGTTCCTTCAGCTTGCGGCTGAGAACAATATGCGTATCATAAACTGCACTACGCCTGCGAATTTTTTTCACGCTCTCCGTAGGCAGGTTCTGAGTGATGTTGTCAGGCCATTAATTGTTTTCAGTCCTAAGTCTCTGTTGAGGCACAAGATGGCTGTATCTACATTGAGTGACTTTACAGATGGTAGCTTTAAAAATGTGATCTACGATCGCACCAAACGTGACAGTATCCGTAGAGTGATTTTCTGCAGCGGGAAGGTATATTACGACCTTTTAGCGGAGCTTAATTCGAGTGAAATACTCTTGGTAAGGATTGAGCAGCTTTATCCATTTCCAAAGGAAGAGCTCCTGGAAGTCGTGAAGATTCATAAGGATGCTGAGCTGCTTTGGTGTCAAGAAGAGCCTAAGAATATGGGGGCTTGGTTTTTCGTTGCTCCTTTGTTTGAAGATTATTGCTCAAGGAAACTAAGATACGTCGGTCGTGCAGCTGCGGCAGCTACATCAGAGGGTTTCATGAATGATCACGTTATTTCGCAGAACGCTTTGGTAAGAGGGGCGCTGACTCTTTAG
- the rpsD gene encoding 30S ribosomal protein S4 yields the protein MTTTIRRKFRVSRQMKASLWGSQKDPVHKRNYGPGQHGRSPIKKISDFYKQNAAQRAFRTYYVIGKKQFSNIFAKAYRGKGNTNDNLVSLLERRLSSILYRSGMVPTIFAARQLVSHKHVTVNNRIVNVCSFELKEGDVVQIRDRAASIPCVSGALGSSNEHPHYLEVDKEKRSVKLLVSPKFSDVPYPAVMEPNLVTEYFSSKM from the coding sequence ATGACAACTACAATAAGAAGAAAGTTCAGAGTGAGTAGGCAGATGAAAGCGAGCCTTTGGGGTTCGCAGAAGGATCCTGTCCATAAGAGGAATTACGGCCCGGGACAACACGGGAGGTCTCCGATAAAAAAGATCTCGGATTTCTATAAGCAGAATGCTGCGCAGAGAGCTTTCAGGACCTATTACGTTATCGGAAAAAAACAATTTTCGAACATTTTTGCCAAGGCTTATAGAGGTAAGGGAAATACTAACGATAATTTAGTATCATTGCTCGAGCGGAGGCTGAGTTCGATTCTATACAGATCAGGAATGGTTCCGACGATTTTTGCTGCTAGACAGCTCGTCTCACATAAACATGTGACAGTCAATAACAGGATAGTGAATGTCTGCAGTTTCGAATTAAAAGAGGGTGATGTCGTCCAAATTAGAGATAGAGCTGCGAGTATTCCTTGCGTTTCCGGGGCACTTGGAAGTAGTAATGAGCACCCGCATTACTTGGAAGTCGATAAAGAGAAGAGATCGGTGAAGTTGTTAGTCTCTCCGAAGTTTTCTGATGTCCCGTATCCGGCCGTGATGGAGCCAAACCTGGTCACTGAATACTTCTCTAGCAAAATGTGA
- a CDS encoding D-alanine--D-alanine ligase, translating to MKSSLSRKTVALLYGGSSPERDISLLTKEVVEASIVRLGHGVLPIDVADISAARTIPTLKCDLAFMAMHGHNGENGCIQGMLEMSGIPYTHSGVLASSICIDKPAAKLFFKGLGANVAYSRLVTREEILQRKVLYPKKYVLKPTNEGSSRNIVVVDGESHLTEQNYPFDGPVMLEEFISGYELSVAFLSGRVLGGLELELNGSEYCSYDAKYKKGFAEWVPIKNIPDEVYQSALTLTENICNILHCRGAVRADFKYDDKESKLVILEVNTCPGMTILPKIAKACANMEIDQVVQEIMEDVDYGVAAMESLHVQ from the coding sequence ATGAAATCCAGCCTTTCCAGAAAAACAGTAGCACTACTGTATGGTGGCTCCTCGCCTGAGCGTGACATATCCCTTTTAACTAAAGAGGTCGTGGAGGCATCCATAGTGAGGCTAGGTCATGGAGTGCTCCCAATTGATGTAGCAGATATCAGTGCAGCACGTACAATCCCGACATTGAAGTGTGATCTTGCGTTCATGGCAATGCACGGACACAATGGCGAAAATGGGTGTATCCAAGGAATGCTCGAGATGAGTGGAATACCTTATACACATTCTGGTGTTCTTGCTTCCTCAATATGCATTGATAAACCAGCAGCGAAACTTTTTTTCAAAGGTTTGGGTGCGAATGTTGCATATTCGAGGCTTGTGACAAGAGAGGAGATATTACAAAGAAAAGTTTTATATCCGAAAAAATATGTACTAAAACCTACGAATGAAGGTTCGAGTAGGAACATTGTTGTCGTGGATGGAGAAAGCCATCTTACTGAACAGAATTATCCTTTCGATGGACCCGTGATGCTAGAAGAATTCATTTCAGGATATGAACTTAGTGTAGCCTTTCTGAGTGGGAGAGTCTTGGGGGGATTGGAGCTTGAATTAAATGGATCTGAGTATTGTAGCTACGATGCAAAGTATAAAAAGGGATTCGCAGAGTGGGTCCCTATCAAAAATATTCCGGATGAGGTTTATCAATCTGCTCTTACGTTAACGGAAAACATCTGCAATATTCTGCACTGCAGGGGCGCTGTAAGGGCGGATTTTAAATATGACGATAAGGAAAGCAAACTCGTCATACTCGAAGTGAACACCTGTCCAGGTATGACCATTTTACCGAAAATTGCGAAAGCATGTGCAAACATGGAGATCGACCAGGTAGTACAAGAGATTATGGAGGACGTCGATTATGGAGTTGCTGCTATGGAATCTTTACACGTACAGTAG
- the ruvB gene encoding Holliday junction branch migration DNA helicase RuvB produces the protein MKTVRNEVLNEKDIPHDPSVRPQSMEKFVGQKHVIENLQIFIDSAQRRNDALDHILFYGPPGLGKTTLAHIISNELRSKIYTTSGPLLSKAGDIAAILTNLQRNDILFIDEIHRLPSTVEEVLYPAMEDYCLDIIVGDGPAAKSIRINLAKFTLVAATTRIGMLSNPLRDRFGITMRLEFYTIDELVELLREASDKLSVRIEEDGIVELAKRSRGTPRIALRLLKRIRDFLEVSENDLITTGFADYALNKMEIDKFGLDKLDYTYMNFISKHYSDSPVGIKTIASAISEKEDSIEEMIEPYLIKIGFLHRTPRGRKLSKKALDYLASK, from the coding sequence ATCAAAACAGTGAGAAACGAAGTGCTTAATGAGAAAGATATACCCCATGATCCAAGTGTTAGACCACAATCCATGGAAAAGTTTGTTGGACAAAAACACGTGATAGAGAATTTACAAATTTTCATAGATTCCGCACAGAGGAGAAATGACGCATTAGATCATATTCTTTTTTATGGTCCTCCAGGTTTGGGTAAAACGACTCTGGCACACATAATCAGCAACGAACTACGAAGTAAAATCTATACAACTTCAGGACCCCTATTATCGAAAGCTGGTGATATAGCAGCAATACTCACGAACCTACAAAGAAACGATATCCTTTTCATTGATGAAATACATAGGTTACCTTCAACCGTGGAAGAGGTGTTATATCCGGCTATGGAAGATTATTGCCTTGATATTATTGTCGGAGACGGCCCAGCGGCTAAGAGCATCAGAATAAATCTAGCAAAATTCACTCTAGTGGCTGCGACTACGCGTATAGGGATGTTATCCAATCCACTGAGAGATAGATTCGGCATTACGATGAGATTGGAATTCTACACTATAGATGAATTAGTCGAATTACTACGTGAAGCCTCAGATAAATTATCGGTTCGCATCGAGGAAGATGGAATAGTAGAGCTCGCCAAACGCTCCAGAGGAACACCCAGAATCGCCTTAAGATTATTGAAAAGAATACGCGACTTCCTCGAGGTAAGTGAAAATGATCTTATTACCACTGGTTTCGCTGATTACGCACTGAATAAAATGGAAATAGATAAATTTGGCTTAGATAAGCTTGATTATACCTATATGAACTTCATCTCGAAGCATTACTCAGACTCTCCTGTGGGAATCAAAACTATTGCCTCAGCCATCTCAGAAAAGGAAGACTCAATAGAGGAAATGATAGAACCCTATCTAATCAAAATAGGTTTTTTACATCGCACACCTAGGGGGCGCAAATTAAGCAAGAAGGCGCTTGATTATCTTGCCTCCAAGTGA
- a CDS encoding L-threonylcarbamoyladenylate synthase, with product MIEKAVNFLRIGGVIIFPTETVYALACDASNYHAKLRIYRLKQRNIKKNLPVMVWNFSWISRLAELTEYQSSLIRRYSPGPVTFIVPRKDTSHLRFHFPRKIAVRIPDSKIALRILQLFNRPICATSVNISSKVPTTNFTRIDGYIRKRVDYIIGDNQGVSGTASSIVDISESCIVPMRRGIIDVTS from the coding sequence ATGATAGAAAAGGCAGTTAATTTTTTACGTATTGGTGGAGTAATTATCTTTCCAACTGAGACCGTGTATGCACTTGCTTGTGACGCATCGAATTATCATGCAAAGCTACGTATATATAGGCTCAAGCAGAGAAATATAAAAAAAAATCTGCCAGTCATGGTATGGAATTTTTCTTGGATATCGAGATTAGCTGAGCTTACTGAATATCAGTCATCTCTCATAAGAAGGTATTCTCCAGGTCCTGTGACATTCATTGTTCCCAGGAAGGATACATCTCATTTGCGCTTTCATTTTCCCAGGAAGATTGCCGTAAGGATTCCTGATTCAAAGATTGCGTTGAGGATACTTCAATTGTTCAACCGACCTATATGTGCGACTAGTGTGAATATTTCCAGTAAGGTTCCGACAACGAATTTTACACGGATAGATGGCTATATAAGGAAAAGAGTTGACTATATTATTGGTGATAATCAGGGTGTCAGTGGCACCGCGTCATCAATCGTGGACATTTCGGAGAGCTGCATTGTTCCTATGAGAAGAGGCATCATTGATGTTACATCCTAG